In the Parashewanella tropica genome, GGTAAAGAAGTCCTGATCTTATCTGAGTCAGACATTCTTGCAGTAGTTACTGAGTAATTTTCAACACGAATTTAGAGGATAAAAACAATGGCAGCAAAAGAAGTGCTATTTGGTAATGACGCTCGCAGCAAAATGCTCAAAGGCGTGAACACACTGGCGAACGCAGTAAAAGTAACCTTAGGTCCTAAAGGCCGTAACGTTGTACTAGACAAAAGCTTTGGTGCGCCGCTTATCACCAAAGACGGTGTAACCGTAGCCAAAGAAATCGAACTTAAAGACAAGTTCGAAAACATGGGCGCGCAAATGGTGAAAGAAGTTGCATCAAAAGCTAACGATGCAGCGGGTGACGGTACCACTACCGCTACCGTATTAGCACAGGCTATCGTAACTGAAGGTCTAAAAGCGGTTGCCGCTGGCATGAACCCAATGGATCTTAAACGCGGCATCGACAAAGCGGTTAAAGCAGCGGTTGCTGAGCTGAAAGATCTGTCTCAAGAATGTGCAGACTCAAAAGCCATCGCGCAAGTAGGTACTATCTCTGCTAACTCTGACGAAACCGTTGGTGACATCATCGCTGAAGCGATGGAGCGTGTAGGTAAAGAAGGCGTTATCACTGTTGAAGAAGGTCAAGCGCTAGAAAACGAACTTGACGTAGTAGAAGGTATGCAGTTTGACCGTGGTTACCTATCTCCTTACTTCATCAACAAGCAAGAAACGGGTAGCGTAGAGCTAGACAGCCCGTACATTCTGCTTGTCGACAAAAAGATTTCTAACATCCGTGAATTACTACCAATCCTTGAAGGTTTGGCGAAAACCGGTAAGCCACTGATGATCATCGCTGAAGATGTTGAAGGCGAAGCGCTTGCAACATTAGTTGTGAATAACATGCGTGGTATTGTGAAAGTTGCCGCGGTTAAAGCGCCAGGTTTCGGTGACCGCCGTAAAGCCATGCTTCAAGATATCGCTATCCTAACTGGCGGTACTGTGATTGCTGAAGAAGTGGGCATGGAGCTTGAAAAAGCACAGCTTGAAGACTTAGGTACAGCTAAGCGTGTTGTGATCACTAAAGACACTACGACCATCATTGATGGCACTGGTGAAGAAGCACAAATTCAAGCGCGTGTGGCTCAAATCAAGCAACAAGTTGAAGAATCAACTTCTGACTACGACAAAGAAAAACTGCAAGAGCGCATGGCGAAACTGGCTGGCGGTGTTGCCGTGATCAAAGTCGGCGCCGCGACTGAAGTTGAAATGAAAGAGAAGAAAGAGCGTGTTGAAGATGCGCTTCACGCGACTCGTGCAGCCGTTGAAGAAGGTGTGGTTCCAGGCGGCGGTGTAGCGCTTATCCGTGTTGCTTCTAAAGTCGCTGACGTTGATGTGGCGAACGAAGATCAACAGCACGGTGTAGCAATGGCACTACGTGCTATGGAAGCACCACTGCGTCAAATCTCGACCAACGCAGGTGAAGAAGCGTCTGTAGTGGCGAACACTGTTAAAGGTGGCACTGGCAACTATGGTTACAACGCAGGCAACGACACTTACGGTGACATGCTAGAAATGGGTATCCTTGACCCAACTAAAGTAACTCGTAGCGCATTACAATACGCAGCCTCTATCGCTGGTTTGATGATCACTACCGAAGCAATGGTGGGTGAAGAAGAATCAGAAGCTGCTGCTCCAGACATGGGCGCCATGGGTGGCGGCATGGGAGGAATGGGTGGTATGGGCGGCATGATGTAATCTGCCCTAAACCTATAACTTCCTAAGAAGCTCATAAATGCATAGTTTATGGGCTTTTTTATTGATTTAAAATCATCAGTGGTTCTAAATAATTCTAAAAAAACTAGGAATGTCAGGGTCTAATGAGGGGTATTACATTTTTATAAAGTCTCAAATTGAGGTGGTTTATATTAGTTTCCCCCCTAATCTTCAATGCTGTTCTTTTTCAAGTTCTAAAGCCTATTTTTTCAAAGTCGACCAATTAAAATTATTGTTCGTTCCTGAAATATATTGAATCGCTTCTTTTGCACCATTAGAACTATAAGTATTCGTGCTATCTTCTACAGCAGGTAGCGCTATTGAAAAATGATCCGGAGAGCCGTTAATCACTGCAAATATAGAAGTCCATCCGGTGTCGTCTGCTTCTAATTGGCCATTAACACAATCAGCTTTAAAGCCTGCCCATGAATAATGATCTTGTCTTATGATATTGATAAAGGGGTGGTCATTCTTATTGCACTGATTGGGTTGCAAATAAGTAACCTTACAATCTTGATGATTTAGATTACAGACAAAAAATACAGATCGTGGGCTTAAATTTAAAGGTATGGATGTTGCGGCTAAATTAGTACCATCACTTAATACTTCCCAATCCCCAAAAAATTGAACCGGTGGCACGGCGGCCAGTGCTGCATTTGTACACAAGGTGGCAGTAAGTATGAAAGCTTTCATTTTAACGTCCTCTAGTTAATTGAAAATGTACTTACAATCTCTTTGAAATTTGTATTCTATTTACTGCTTCACCCCCAATAGAGACAATAAACTCCATGACTGTCCTTGGATGTTTTGTCGTACCTTATATAGCTAGCAATGTACTACTTAACAGTTGTACCCTGACTGAACATCAAAGGATGCAACTCATGCCACAATAACATTCCTTCATTTTATCGAAACTTCTCCTACGCGATGCCTGTACCCAAGTGAGAGAGAAGAGTGATCAGATAATTCATTGACGGGTTTCACCTTCAAACGCTCTTACTTGAGCGTCAACCAAAGTGCCAATTGCTTTCATTACCACCGCTTGTGAGGCCATCACTGAATTGCCACCATGCTGAAAAGCCATTTTTGCCTTATACCGACTGTCATAATCTACATTTTCTTTTTTCTTAACCTGAGCTAATGCCGTGTTATGTAAATGCCTTAACCTGACGCAGTCTTGAAGAACTTCTAGCGTTGATTCCACTTGTATAAGGCGGTTACTGCAATCCATTAAGACTGAGCAAACAATGTCATGAACCGTTTCATCCTCGCTTGATACTTGGGGTGCAATCTTATTAAAGTCGATCATTCGTGCTTTAAAGGTGTTAATGCTGGCATCCAGTTGCTCGCATAGCGTTGCTAAATTTTCATAATGAAGGATCATCTTTTTATAAAGATCTTTAGATTGAAAATGATGTGGGGGGCTATCAATAGCGGTGTTAAGCATTTTTTGGAAAACCGCACTGTCTTTTGCTACTTGACTGAATTTATTCAAGGTTGTAGTGACCTCCATCACGGCAGCAAAGGCAATATTGATCTGTGCTCGTACTCGAAAGTTAGGGCGATCTTGAGAGGCTTCGAATATTTTATTCAGTTCCAACATGGCACTGGCTGGCTGGGTTGGGATCATGGCCTCTACTTTAGTAAATACCTTATCAATTTCACTCTCAGTTACGGGTTCTAAAGCACCCGTTGTGGGCTCAAGTTGCATTTTTTGTGGCTGAGGCTTTAGCGGTCGTGCTGCTTTGCCTTGATTAGGAGGCGGAGCCGGTTTGGCTTTTCTCGCTAAAACCCGTTGTCCGACTTCATACAAGCGTTGTCGCTTTGCTTTTGCGTTAATTACTTGTTGTTTGACTGCATCATGATGAGTTTTAATGAGGGGCAATAAGTTTTGCTCATCAGGGATCATGCCATTTCGTAGATAGACAAACTCATGCCAATGCCGCTGCAACCAGCCATGCTCAAAACTATTCATGACCGCTAAGGTTACAGGTGAACTACCCGAAGGGTTCGCTTTTAATTGCTTAACCTCAGCATTGACAGCGTGAGTTAATTGCTGAAATAGAAGCTGTAATAGTTCTGGATCTACTTGCAGTTCAATACTGAAGTAGTCTAATTGAGTCAATGCTTCTATAATCTCATCCTTACTGATAATGAGCTTTATGCAGTTTACTTTTTGTCTAAAATAGGGGGTTACAGGTAAGCTAGAGTGTAATAAAACCACAGATAGCAAACCTCTGTTTTTATAAAATGGGCCATCCAAAATGGTTGCTTGTAGGTTAGTAAGCGTAGCTTTTGAGATGCCACTTATGGCTTGAGTTTCAAGGTGTATTGTTAACATTTTTTCCCACAATGTAGACATATCTACCACAACATCTATTAATATTTCTGATTTAGACATGAACTCATGCTCACGGTCTTGATGAGCTACTGTGGCTTTGATTGTATGCGTTATGCATTCTAAACGTTCATTCTGAAACCTTTCCATACTCGCGCACAGTTGTTGAAACTGCCGCTCTCTTTCATTTGATGGTTTCATTTTCTTGATTTGTAGAAACTGATTATCGAGAGACTCAAGCTGTCTATTGGTTTGGTATTGATAGTGATTAACAAAAAGACAGAGTTGTTGCAGAGCAAAATGTCTTGTTTTTTGTGACGTTTTTCCTACGTTCCCATGGTTATTTCTGGCGTTACACATAACAACAGGGACAAAGGGCCTTACCAGTATTTGAGCCTCACAAGGGTGGGTACTTAGGTAAGTTTGGTAAGCCGAAATCGTTGTTTGAGCAGCACGGAGGTGAGCATTTGGAAATTGTTCCTTCGATTTTGATTGATAATGCGTAATGAACTGAGTCGACTGTTTGTTTGCGGTTTCGAAGAGCGAGTGTAATGCGGTTGCGGATTGCTTTTGTACACTCACTTTTGATTTGGGTACGGACGAGAGGCCAACGGCTGGGATAGACAAGGCTTGATGTAAACAATCAATGTCTCGCTTTCTTAAGTTTTTAGGGTGAACATCTTTAGGAGGCGTATTCTCAGCTGGCTCAGCATCATAGTTGAACGTCGCTAGCGTTGATTTAGGAAGTTTGGACAGCGTAATTGAAAAATGCCGCTGGGCAATCTGCTCAGCTTGGGAAAACTTTGTTTTAACCGTTGATGTCAATTGTGATAATTCATCTTTAGCCAACGCTTTATTTAACCAGCTGTCTTGGTTAGTCATCATGAAAACGAACGCTTCAATGTGCGGCTTAATCACAATGGCATCTACTGGGATGTGATCGGGTAGTGAGCGTGCTAAGAAAAATTCGAGATACGAAGCGATTTGCTGAACTTGAATTGCGCTAGGCGTACCTTCTAATTGATTGAGGCAATGTAATATTGGAACCATGCTGGAAGGTCGGACAAGGAATTTACAAAAGCGCAAGTGGTGGATCAGATAAACACAATTTTTATGAGCCCGATGCTCTTCGCTATAGGCAAAACACAACCTGTGATGGAGGATTTGTTCTGCGTAAACAAATTGACCAAGGGCTGCCCGAGTTTCTTCTAAACTCGACTCAATAGGAATGGCCGTTTCTTTTTCTGCTCTTTCGACGAGAATACCGGTATTTACCACAAATTGCGCATAGCTCTGGCATAACTGATCAAAACCTATTTTATCTTGATACTTTTCGATTAATTTAAATCCCAACTGTAACAAGGCTAGCTTTGAATGAACAAAGGTATCTAGGCTTACGGTACTAAGCTCTTGGCTCAGAGGTGAAAATGGAACTGATCTCGCATCTGCGGATAAATAATTCATACATACACCACGGAGAATGGCATCTGACAGACAGAATTCGTTAGTGAGCAGTTCCATGCCTTTTAGGCACAGGCTAATGGTGTTGATATGTAATAAGGCATAGACGCGATCAGAGTTGCTCGATGGCGTTGTAGGAAGGCTTAAAAACTCTTGCTCTATTGGTGAGCTTTTTAAATAGTCAGAATAACCGCAATAGAGTCTGTAAAACTCGATAAATAACTGTTCGGCTTGTAAACAGTTTTGACTTACAAAATCAGGGCTGCGTGTTTGTGCTAGTAAAGGCTCCATCTTGGCGTTTAATTGATGAGCTTTAGCATGGAAAGCGGGGAGTTTGCTGTCTAATCGTCTACCGAGTTGGGTATCAAAATTTAGAGGTGGTGCTTCGGGTTCAAGGTCTAAAGATACAGGAGTATGAACACCTGATTCCATTTGATGGGGCAAATCATGATTCGCTACTGCGGGAGGCTCTGCGGCATAACCAAGCATCCAAGCACCATAGTTGTAGATGAATTGAGGAATGCCAAACATTTAAGCTCCTGACTGTTCTGAAAATAAATGCCTCCTGTAAATGTAACTAGTCCTAACCTCGTAATATATCTAAAAACCAACAAAGCAATGATGAAATTTAGTTTAAAAATAATGAGATATGATGGATTTTGAAAAGGGTGGGAACTGAAATCTGTAATCAGGGACTGTCAATTATTTTCATTTTAAATCGCTGTGAAGGTCAGAGGGTAATGAGTTTATCCATTAATTGTTCTTGTCATAAAACAACAATCAAATCGACATAAATACGTATCCTCATTGTCATTTTAGTTTCTTAATTTAGTTAAGTTTTTTAATTTTTAAGGACAGAAAATGAACATGAAACGCAATATGCTTGCGACTATTATCATGGCCAGCTTATTAGCGGCGTGTAATGGTGATGACGGTAAGGATGGAAAAGACGGCAAAGATGGTCAGAATGGAAGTGCAGGTGGTAATGGCAGCAGTGGAAAAAATGGTGCGGCGGCGCTAGTCGTTCATACGGAACTTCCGGTTGGTCATGCTCAGTGTACCGATGGCGGTATTAGGGTGACATCTGGCACTGATACCAATGAAAACGGTAAGTTAGACGGCGACGAAGTATCAAACACCAGCTACGTTTGCCAGCAAAATAACCAAGATTATTTTGAGCGCATTGCGACTTACCCAGTGTGCTTGCAGTTCGATAACAGCTGTGACACTGATGAAGAAACGGTAGCGGAAATTTCTGCCGCCAGTGAGGACGGCATGGTGGTTTATTATACCGATGGCGAGCAAGAAGCCTTTGGTGCCGTGAGCATTGAAAACCCTGAACAGCCACAAGGTTTAGGCACGTTTGAGCTACAAGGTGAGCCAACGTCAATTTCAGCATTAGGTAACTACTTACTGGTTGCCACCAACCTTTCAAAAGACGATACACAATCAGGCAGTTTAGAAATCTATAACATCATGGATACGGCCAAGCCTATGCTTGAGCGTTCGATTGCGCTTGCGGGTCAGCCTGACTCTGTCGCGGTAAGCAAAGACGGTAACTATGCCGCTATCGTACTTGAAAATGAGCGTTTAGATGAAGATACGCCATTTCCACAAACCGAAGCTGGTGAAGTGATTGTACTCAAAGCGATGGGCGGTGTGGATTCATGGACAACCTCAACTGTGGCACTTAAAGGGTTAGCTGACAATCACGCTGATGATCCTGAGCCAGAATATGTAGACATTAACGACAACAACATTGCTGTGGTTACGCTACAAGAAAACAATCATATTGTATTGATTGATTTAGAAACGGCAAAAGTCACTAAGCATTTCTCAGCGGGCACAGTAAATCTGGCTGCGATTGATAACAAAGAAGAAGATCGCATTCAACTGACTGGCAGCTTAAGCGATGTGCCGCGTGAGCCAGACGGCGTAAGCTGGATCAATAATGACTTCTTTGCCACTGCTGATGAAGGTGATTACAAAGGTGGCGGCCGTGGCTTCACCGTGTATAACACTCAAGGCAAAGTGGTGTATCAAGCGGCAAATCAACTTGAGCATTTAGCGGTGCGTTTTGGCCATTACCCAGAAGGGCGCTCAGAAAACAAAGGAAACGAGCCAGAAAACATTGAAGTCGGTGAGTTTGGTGATGACAACTATTTATTTGTGGCCTCTGAGCGTGCCAATTTAGTCTTCGTTTACGATGTGAATGATGCAGATACGCCAAAGTACAAGCAAACTTTGCCAGCGGCGGTCGGGCCTGAAGGTATTCTAGCGATCCCAAGCCGCGACCTTGTGATTGCATCAAGCGAGAAAGATGATCGTGGCGATAAAATGCGTGCGGGCCTCAACATCTACCGTTACGGCAGTAAGTACAATAGGTACCCAAGCATTCAGTCTGTGAATGATGCTAATGGTCATCCAATCCCTTGGAGTGCGCTTTCTGGTTTAGTGGCAGCTGATGACAGCAAACACCTTTATGCCGTTGAAGACAGTGCTTATACCCACAGTCGACTCTTCAAAATTGATGCCAGTAAGCAACCTGCGGTATTAACGGCAGCAATGCAAATCAAAGACAGCAATGACGTATTAAAAGGCTTGAAAGTGGTGGCGGTTGACGCAGCCGAAGATGCTAAATCTGACGCCCGTAAAGATGTCTTTGATTCAGCGGATTTAGCGGCAATGGTCAATGAAGATAAAACCGTGAATCTCGATCCAGAAGGCATTGCTATGGCAGCTAATGGTGGATTCTGGTTAGTGTCTGAAGGCTCTGGTACGGTTGGCGACAAGAAGAAACCTGTAAACTCAGTTAACCTATTGTTGAAACTGAACAAGGACGCTGAAATTACTCGCGCTCACCGCTTACCTGAAGCGCTAGAAAACGTGCAATTACGCTTTGGTTTTGAAGGCGTGACTGAATCCGATGGCAAAGTGGTTATCGCGATGCAACGAGCATGGAATGACGAAGAAACAGTGCGTATTGCTAAGTTTGATCCAAGCAATACTAGCTGGAAGTTCTTCAACTACACCTTAGATGAGCCAAAATCACAAAACGGTGGCTGGGTTGGTTTAAGTGAAATCACCGCCCTTAAAGATGGTGAGTTCCTTGTGGTTGAGCGTGACAACCAAAGTGGCCCAGATGCAGCGATTAAAAAGCTGTATCGCATTTCACTTAAAGGCTTAGCCGATGGCGCAGATGTCACTAAAATGATGGTGCGTGATTTAATGCCAGATTTAACTCGCTACAACAACCTTGCGTTTGAAAAGGTAGAGGGTTTAGCGGTGATGCCTGACGGAAACGTGTTTATCGTTAATGACAATGATGGCGTTGACGATAACAGCGGTGAAACTCAGCTATTGAATCTTGGAAAGATTTTGTAATTTATCTCAGTGCTAAAAAGCCACGACAAGGAGCGTGGCTTTTTTGTTAAAACTTCCAAAACTTCGGATGGAAAATCACAGCTACGGTTAAGATCTCCAATCGGCCAAGTAACATACCAATGGATAATGCCCATTTAGCGGTATCGCTTAAGCTGGAGAAGTTGCCTGCAGGGCCAATAATGTCGCCTAATCCTGGGCCAACATTAGCTACTGCGGTGAGCGAAGCACTTAAGCTGGTCATAGGATCTAAATTCGTCAGCACTAAAATAATGGTGATGGCAATCACCACGGCAACGTACAACAACATAAAGGTCACTAACGAACGCACAATATCGGGTTGAATGCTGCGGTTGTTGTACTTCTCGGTAAAGACGCCATTAGGATGAAATTGCAGTTTCAGTTGCTCACGCATGATGGCAAAGGCAATTTGAAAGCGGAAAATTTTAATGCCGCCAGAGGTGGAGCCTGAGCAACTGCCTACCGACATTAAAAACAAAAACACCACGAAGGAAAAGGCGCCCCAAGCGCCATAGTCAGTAAGCCCATAGCCTGTGGTGGTCACCACAGAAACCACATTGAAGGTGGCTAATCTCAAGGCATCGATTGGGTGTGTACCGTGGTGAGTAAACCAATACCAAATGGCCAATACGATGGAGACTAAAGCTAAAAACTTCACAAATCCCACAACTTGAGCATCTTTCCAAACCAGTAAACTACGCTGGGCAATGCATTGCACAAAGATGATTAAAGGTAAGCCGCCAGCCAGCATAAACACAATACTGATCCATTGAGCGCTATGAGAAAAGTGCGACATGGATTGATCGGAAGTGGAATAGCCGCCAGTCGAAATCGTGGTCATGGCATGGTTGATGGCTTCAAACCATGTCATGCCTGCAAGATGATAGCTCAAGGCACAGGCCACACTGAGCAGGATATAGATGAAGAATAAATTCTTCGCCATGTCTTGAGTGCGTGGCGTACTCTTATCACTCCAATCTGAGGATTCTGTGCGGAATAGGCGCATACCACCGACGTTTAAAAACGGTAATACGGCAACGGCCATCACAATAAAACCAATCCCGCCCAGCCATTGCAGTAGAGAACGCCAGATCAAAATACTATGGGCCATGTCATCAAGTCCAGACAGTACCGTAGAGCCTGTGGTGGTGACCCCTGACATGGTTTCAAAGAAGGCGTCGGTGTATTCGATACCGTGATAAAAGGTAAAGGGCAGTGCCGCAAATAAACTGACTACAAACCAGGTGATGCTGGTCAGAATGAACATTTCACGAATGTTGAGGTGGATGCGTGCTTTCTGACCTTGATGGATACAAATACTGGCGGCAATGCTGGTCAGGGCTGTCGCCAGAATAAAGGCGATGCTGGTATCTTCGGCATAAATCAAAGAAAAACACAGGGGAATAAGCATAAACCCCGACAGCATCGATAAGAATGTGCCTAATGTAAATATGACTGGGCGAAAGTTGATCATAAAACCTGAAACGTTCGATATGATGCAACTAAGTGTAGTAACAGCATGCGTTTACCTCTAGAAAAAGAACGCGCTAGGTTGGAACAGTTTTTCGACTTCGCCAATAAATTTCTTGTTGACCAAAAACAGCACCACATGGTCTCCCTGCTCGATAACGGTTTTATCGTGCGCCATTAATACTTCTTGTTCGCGTACAATGGCACCAATGGTGGTACCCGGAGGCATTTTGATGTCACCAATGGCTTTACCAACAACCTTAGAAGTACTGGCGTCACCATGGGCAATGGCTTCAATGGCTTCTGCCGCCCCTCTTCGTAATGAATAAACGTTACAAATATCGCCTTGACGAATATGGGTTAACAACGCCGAAATGGTGGCTTGTTGAGGTGAGATCGCGATATCAATATTGGCTTCTTGAACTAAATCGACATAAGCTTCACGTTGAATAAGCACCATGACTTTTTTGGCGCCCATGCGTTTCGCCAATAAGGCTGACATGATGTTGGCTTCATCATCATTGGTGACCGCAATAAATACGTCGGTTTGGTCGATGTGCTCTTCAAGGAGCAATTCTTGATCGGCGGCATCCCCGCAAAAGACCGTGGTATTTTCCAGTAACTCAGATAAGGCTTCGGCACGTTCTGGCTTGGCTTCAAGCAGCTTAACCGCATGGTCTTGTTCGAGCTTTTTCGCCAGCCCTAAACCAATGTTACCGCCACCTGCAATCATGATATTACGGTATTGATTATCCAGCTTTTGCATTTCGCTCATTACCGCACGAACATGGCGACTGTCAGCGACGAAAAACACCTCATCATCGGCTTCGATGATGGTGGTGCCTTGTGGCATGATGGGGCGACCCTGACGGAAAATCGCAGCAACACGGGTATCAATATTCGGCATATGCTCGCGCAGCGCAGACAGTGCATTCCCTACAAGCGGGCCACCGTAATACGCTTTAATGGCGACTAAGCTTAAACGACCTTCGGCAAATTCAAGAACTTGAAGTGCGCCAGGGTATTCGACTAAGCGGTGAATGTATGAGGTGACGAGTTGCTCTGGGGCAATAAGTTCATCAATCACAAAACCGCCACGTAAACGGTTATCTGAGTTTTTACGCTCACTGTCGATGAATAATTTATTGCTGAGCGTCAGGTATTGTTGAGAGCGAATACGAGCAATCTTAGTTGGGGTACCGTATAAGGTATAGGCGATTTGACAGGCCGCCATATTACATTCATCGCTGTTGGTCACAGCGATGAGCATATCGGCATCCTCTGCACCGGCTTCTTTTAAGACTTCTGGGTGCGCCCCGTGACCATGAACGACTCGTAAGTCAAACTTATCCTGTAGAGAGCGCAGGCGAATTTTATCATTATCGACTAAGGTGATATCGTTGTTTTCACCTACCAGATTTTCTGCCAGTGTGCCGCCAACCTGACCTGCACCTAAAATGATAATTTTCATTGCCTGTTTCTATCCCTATTGTTTTTTTAAACGAGCGTAATAAAACCCGTCCATATTCGATTCACCAGGTGTGATTTGCCAGCCGATTGAATCTTGGCTATTTTGCTCTGCAAACCCTTCAAGCTTAGCATCAGATTGACGAGCAAGAAATGCTTTGATTTGTTC is a window encoding:
- the groL gene encoding chaperonin GroEL (60 kDa chaperone family; promotes refolding of misfolded polypeptides especially under stressful conditions; forms two stacked rings of heptamers to form a barrel-shaped 14mer; ends can be capped by GroES; misfolded proteins enter the barrel where they are refolded when GroES binds), translating into MAAKEVLFGNDARSKMLKGVNTLANAVKVTLGPKGRNVVLDKSFGAPLITKDGVTVAKEIELKDKFENMGAQMVKEVASKANDAAGDGTTTATVLAQAIVTEGLKAVAAGMNPMDLKRGIDKAVKAAVAELKDLSQECADSKAIAQVGTISANSDETVGDIIAEAMERVGKEGVITVEEGQALENELDVVEGMQFDRGYLSPYFINKQETGSVELDSPYILLVDKKISNIRELLPILEGLAKTGKPLMIIAEDVEGEALATLVVNNMRGIVKVAAVKAPGFGDRRKAMLQDIAILTGGTVIAEEVGMELEKAQLEDLGTAKRVVITKDTTTIIDGTGEEAQIQARVAQIKQQVEESTSDYDKEKLQERMAKLAGGVAVIKVGAATEVEMKEKKERVEDALHATRAAVEEGVVPGGGVALIRVASKVADVDVANEDQQHGVAMALRAMEAPLRQISTNAGEEASVVANTVKGGTGNYGYNAGNDTYGDMLEMGILDPTKVTRSALQYAASIAGLMITTEAMVGEEESEAAAPDMGAMGGGMGGMGGMGGMM
- a CDS encoding esterase-like activity of phytase family protein → MNMKRNMLATIIMASLLAACNGDDGKDGKDGKDGQNGSAGGNGSSGKNGAAALVVHTELPVGHAQCTDGGIRVTSGTDTNENGKLDGDEVSNTSYVCQQNNQDYFERIATYPVCLQFDNSCDTDEETVAEISAASEDGMVVYYTDGEQEAFGAVSIENPEQPQGLGTFELQGEPTSISALGNYLLVATNLSKDDTQSGSLEIYNIMDTAKPMLERSIALAGQPDSVAVSKDGNYAAIVLENERLDEDTPFPQTEAGEVIVLKAMGGVDSWTTSTVALKGLADNHADDPEPEYVDINDNNIAVVTLQENNHIVLIDLETAKVTKHFSAGTVNLAAIDNKEEDRIQLTGSLSDVPREPDGVSWINNDFFATADEGDYKGGGRGFTVYNTQGKVVYQAANQLEHLAVRFGHYPEGRSENKGNEPENIEVGEFGDDNYLFVASERANLVFVYDVNDADTPKYKQTLPAAVGPEGILAIPSRDLVIASSEKDDRGDKMRAGLNIYRYGSKYNRYPSIQSVNDANGHPIPWSALSGLVAADDSKHLYAVEDSAYTHSRLFKIDASKQPAVLTAAMQIKDSNDVLKGLKVVAVDAAEDAKSDARKDVFDSADLAAMVNEDKTVNLDPEGIAMAANGGFWLVSEGSGTVGDKKKPVNSVNLLLKLNKDAEITRAHRLPEALENVQLRFGFEGVTESDGKVVIAMQRAWNDEETVRIAKFDPSNTSWKFFNYTLDEPKSQNGGWVGLSEITALKDGEFLVVERDNQSGPDAAIKKLYRISLKGLADGADVTKMMVRDLMPDLTRYNNLAFEKVEGLAVMPDGNVFIVNDNDGVDDNSGETQLLNLGKIL
- the trkA gene encoding Trk system potassium transporter TrkA, whose product is MKIIILGAGQVGGTLAENLVGENNDITLVDNDKIRLRSLQDKFDLRVVHGHGAHPEVLKEAGAEDADMLIAVTNSDECNMAACQIAYTLYGTPTKIARIRSQQYLTLSNKLFIDSERKNSDNRLRGGFVIDELIAPEQLVTSYIHRLVEYPGALQVLEFAEGRLSLVAIKAYYGGPLVGNALSALREHMPNIDTRVAAIFRQGRPIMPQGTTIIEADDEVFFVADSRHVRAVMSEMQKLDNQYRNIMIAGGGNIGLGLAKKLEQDHAVKLLEAKPERAEALSELLENTTVFCGDAADQELLLEEHIDQTDVFIAVTNDDEANIMSALLAKRMGAKKVMVLIQREAYVDLVQEANIDIAISPQQATISALLTHIRQGDICNVYSLRRGAAEAIEAIAHGDASTSKVVGKAIGDIKMPPGTTIGAIVREQEVLMAHDKTVIEQGDHVVLFLVNKKFIGEVEKLFQPSAFFF
- a CDS encoding TrkH family potassium uptake protein, which produces MINFRPVIFTLGTFLSMLSGFMLIPLCFSLIYAEDTSIAFILATALTSIAASICIHQGQKARIHLNIREMFILTSITWFVVSLFAALPFTFYHGIEYTDAFFETMSGVTTTGSTVLSGLDDMAHSILIWRSLLQWLGGIGFIVMAVAVLPFLNVGGMRLFRTESSDWSDKSTPRTQDMAKNLFFIYILLSVACALSYHLAGMTWFEAINHAMTTISTGGYSTSDQSMSHFSHSAQWISIVFMLAGGLPLIIFVQCIAQRSLLVWKDAQVVGFVKFLALVSIVLAIWYWFTHHGTHPIDALRLATFNVVSVVTTTGYGLTDYGAWGAFSFVVFLFLMSVGSCSGSTSGGIKIFRFQIAFAIMREQLKLQFHPNGVFTEKYNNRSIQPDIVRSLVTFMLLYVAVVIAITIILVLTNLDPMTSLSASLTAVANVGPGLGDIIGPAGNFSSLSDTAKWALSIGMLLGRLEILTVAVIFHPKFWKF